The proteins below come from a single Chryseobacterium nepalense genomic window:
- a CDS encoding NUDIX hydrolase, giving the protein MSFGKDLLRKIKITELPGENAHGVFSPPYRPVFTYEEVLTKNPRFAAVNIILYLKNDEWHFPLIQRTVNEHDRHSGQISLPGGKREEMDRDFAETAIRETSEEIGIEKHYVRIIREMSPIYIPPSNFYVYPYISYTKKNPEFILQQSEAVEVIEFPITCFLGLPDEPEIMALPTAGGSEVPVINFNGYIIWGATAMILSEFSQLLKKM; this is encoded by the coding sequence ATGAGTTTTGGAAAAGATTTATTAAGGAAAATCAAAATCACAGAATTGCCTGGAGAGAATGCACACGGAGTCTTCTCGCCACCCTACCGCCCGGTTTTCACCTATGAAGAAGTTTTAACGAAAAACCCCAGGTTTGCTGCCGTAAATATCATTTTGTATCTTAAAAATGATGAATGGCATTTTCCCCTGATTCAAAGAACCGTAAATGAGCACGACAGGCACAGCGGACAAATTTCCTTACCTGGCGGTAAACGTGAGGAAATGGACAGGGATTTTGCCGAGACCGCTATTCGTGAAACATCAGAGGAAATAGGCATCGAAAAACATTATGTACGGATCATCCGCGAAATGTCACCCATCTATATTCCGCCAAGTAATTTTTATGTGTATCCTTATATATCATACACGAAGAAAAATCCTGAATTTATCTTACAGCAGAGCGAGGCAGTGGAGGTCATAGAATTTCCGATTACCTGCTTTCTGGGTCTCCCTGATGAACCGGAAATCATGGCTCTTCCTACAGCAGGAGGAAGTGAAGTGCCCGTGATTAATTTCAACGGGTATATCATTTGGGGCGCAACAGCGATGATATTAAGCGAATTCAGCCAGTTGCTGAAAAAAATGTAA
- a CDS encoding lysophospholipid acyltransferase family protein, translating into MAKKNIFTDAFGTPYFLKRLIIFILGIISYRRFNGFNKLKITGTENLVDLPDSNVLFVSNHQTYFADVAAMYHAFCSVNNGYLNTIKNPIYLLNPKIDFYYVAAEETMNKGILPKIFKIAGAVTVKRTWRAEGKNVNRMVDMSEVDNIMKALDNGWVATFPQGTTSAFAQGRRGTAKLVKNQRPIVIPIKINGFRRAFDKKGLRVKVTGVKPTMEFKPPLDIDYDKENAHEILHKIMTAIEQTEDFNLLHNYDEELKAKKSEQKDS; encoded by the coding sequence ATGGCGAAGAAAAATATTTTCACCGATGCGTTCGGAACTCCTTATTTTTTAAAAAGGTTAATTATTTTCATATTAGGAATCATATCGTACAGAAGATTCAACGGATTTAATAAGCTTAAAATTACGGGGACCGAAAATCTTGTGGATTTACCGGATTCTAATGTTTTGTTTGTGTCTAACCATCAGACGTATTTTGCGGATGTTGCAGCCATGTACCATGCATTCTGCTCTGTAAACAACGGTTACCTGAATACCATAAAAAATCCGATTTATCTTCTGAATCCTAAAATTGACTTCTATTATGTTGCTGCTGAAGAAACCATGAATAAAGGGATTCTTCCGAAAATATTTAAAATCGCCGGTGCGGTAACAGTAAAAAGAACCTGGAGGGCTGAAGGAAAGAATGTAAACCGAATGGTTGACATGAGCGAAGTGGATAATATTATGAAAGCCCTTGATAACGGTTGGGTTGCCACTTTTCCTCAGGGAACGACTTCTGCTTTCGCACAAGGAAGAAGAGGAACGGCAAAGCTGGTAAAAAATCAGCGCCCGATTGTTATTCCTATCAAAATAAACGGTTTCCGCAGGGCTTTTGATAAAAAAGGACTTCGTGTAAAGGTAACAGGTGTAAAACCTACCATGGAATTTAAGCCGCCATTGGATATTGATTACGACAAAGAAAACGCCCATGAAATTTTACATAAAATCATGACCGCCATTGAGCAGACAGAAGATTTCAATTTGCTGCACAATTATGATGAAGAATTAAAAGCTAAAAAATCTGAACAAAAAGATTCATAA
- a CDS encoding UDP-N-acetylmuramate--L-alanine ligase has translation MKTHFIAIGGSAMHNLAIALKDKGYQITGSDDAIFEPSRTRLEKRGILPEELGWFPEKITSDLDAVILGMHAHQDNPELAKAKELGLKIYSYPEFLYEQSKNKTRVVIAGSHGKTTITSMILHVLNFHQKDVDYMVGAQLEGFDCMVKLTRENDFMVFEGDEYLSSPIDLRSKFLLYQPNIALMSGIAWDHINVFKTFDDYVDQFRKFVASITPGGILVYNEEDPEVVKVVENAENYFRKIPYKTPEYEISNGKVHLKTEMGDVPLSVFGAHNLLNLEGARHICHTLGIMDEDFYEAIMSFKGASKRLEKVEREDQGILYKDFAHAPSKVKAAVKAFCEQFKNETKYGFLELHTYSSLNPVFLEQYDHAMDGLEEAFVFYSEDALKIKRMEPISPDLIKEKFKNQNLRVFTNAEELHAYWETLDKTHGVYLMMSSGNFGGLDLTK, from the coding sequence TTGAAGACTCATTTCATCGCTATCGGCGGAAGTGCCATGCACAATCTTGCTATTGCATTAAAGGATAAAGGATATCAGATTACAGGTTCTGATGACGCTATTTTTGAACCTTCCCGTACAAGACTTGAAAAAAGAGGCATTCTGCCCGAAGAATTGGGCTGGTTTCCTGAAAAAATAACGTCTGACCTGGATGCAGTTATTCTCGGCATGCATGCTCATCAGGATAATCCTGAACTTGCAAAAGCCAAAGAATTAGGGTTAAAAATATATTCTTATCCCGAATTTCTTTATGAGCAGTCAAAAAACAAAACAAGAGTTGTCATTGCAGGCTCTCACGGAAAAACAACCATCACCTCGATGATTCTTCATGTTCTGAATTTCCATCAGAAAGATGTAGATTATATGGTAGGAGCTCAGTTGGAAGGATTCGATTGTATGGTGAAATTAACCCGTGAAAATGATTTCATGGTATTTGAAGGCGACGAATACCTCTCCTCACCCATCGATCTGCGTTCTAAATTTCTTCTCTATCAGCCGAATATTGCCTTAATGAGCGGAATTGCCTGGGATCATATTAATGTATTCAAAACTTTTGATGATTATGTAGATCAGTTCCGGAAATTTGTGGCAAGCATTACACCGGGTGGAATTCTTGTATATAACGAAGAGGATCCTGAAGTGGTAAAAGTGGTGGAAAATGCAGAAAATTATTTCAGAAAAATCCCTTACAAAACACCTGAATACGAAATCAGCAATGGAAAAGTTCATCTGAAAACAGAAATGGGAGATGTTCCGCTTTCTGTTTTCGGAGCACATAATTTATTAAACCTTGAGGGAGCAAGACATATCTGCCATACATTGGGCATTATGGATGAAGATTTTTATGAGGCGATTATGAGTTTCAAAGGGGCTTCAAAACGTCTTGAGAAAGTAGAAAGGGAAGATCAAGGAATATTGTACAAAGATTTTGCTCACGCGCCAAGCAAAGTAAAAGCGGCGGTAAAAGCATTCTGCGAGCAATTTAAAAATGAAACAAAATACGGTTTTCTGGAGCTTCATACCTATTCGAGTTTGAATCCTGTTTTCCTGGAACAGTACGATCATGCAATGGATGGTCTTGAGGAAGCTTTCGTTTTCTATTCTGAAGATGCTTTGAAAATCAAAAGAATGGAACCTATTTCCCCGGATCTGATCAAAGAAAAATTCAAAAATCAAAACCTGAGAGTTTTCACCAATGCTGAAGAACTTCACGCATATTGGGAAACTCTGGATAAGACCCATGGTGTATATCTGATGATGAGTTCCGGAAATTTCGGGGGTCTTGATCTTACAAAATAA
- a CDS encoding lipocalin family protein, translating into MKRIILSFVLLSFISCNGNDEDQEPGNKASIIGEWYIEKAEIYRSLNQQIQTSFSTDCEKKSNYEFTSDHLLSIIYAQNNNTCIKTDAGTKKYTFDKGNGKFWFENEENYPYFVTQLNETDMVVEDRTQDFDGDGTKDVLRRFYKRIN; encoded by the coding sequence ATGAAAAGAATAATTTTATCGTTTGTCCTGTTATCATTCATTTCCTGCAATGGGAATGATGAAGATCAGGAACCCGGCAATAAAGCTTCAATTATCGGAGAATGGTATATTGAAAAAGCTGAAATATACAGGTCTTTAAATCAGCAGATCCAAACTTCTTTCTCCACAGATTGTGAGAAAAAAAGTAATTATGAGTTTACTTCTGATCATCTTCTTTCGATTATTTATGCTCAGAACAATAATACCTGTATAAAAACGGATGCTGGAACAAAGAAGTATACGTTCGATAAAGGAAATGGTAAATTCTGGTTTGAAAATGAGGAAAATTATCCATATTTCGTGACGCAGCTTAATGAAACCGATATGGTTGTTGAAGACCGGACCCAGGATTTTGACGGCGACGGTACCAAAGATGTACTAAGACGTTTCTATAAAAGAATCAATTAA
- a CDS encoding RebB family R body protein — MDTKVNEQITDSVTQANVKVVGESPAMALGNVYQTAAHSTGLMFQNAVNAQNQQNILAQAAGNQGVMQIYSLDTISDAIAIAKILNNSGTNR, encoded by the coding sequence ATGGATACAAAAGTAAACGAACAAATTACAGATTCTGTGACACAGGCAAATGTAAAAGTTGTGGGAGAATCTCCTGCGATGGCACTGGGAAATGTTTATCAGACAGCTGCGCATTCTACCGGACTAATGTTTCAAAATGCAGTTAACGCTCAGAATCAACAGAATATATTGGCACAGGCTGCCGGTAACCAGGGGGTTATGCAGATTTATAGTCTTGATACTATTTCAGATGCAATTGCTATTGCAAAAATATTAAATAACAGTGGCACTAATCGTTAA
- a CDS encoding aldo/keto reductase codes for MEKKTYAGQPVITLNNGVDIPALGFGVWQMEDLKECENAVIKAIQTGYRMIDTAAIYQNETAVGDAIKNSGVDREQLFITSKLWVQDTSYEKAKSAFQRTLDRLQLDYLDMYLIHWPYADFLGAWKAMEELYDEGKIKAIGVCNFTVEKLEELKANAKILPVINQIELHPIFQQKELQAYNKQNNIITQPWSPLGNGNAGLLENDKLKAIGEKYKKTVAQVILRWHLQEGFCVIPKSVTPSRIEENFNVFDFELTEDEMNTVRTLDTGKRLFFDPKDPDWEEKMLNAIADI; via the coding sequence ATGGAAAAGAAAACATATGCAGGGCAGCCTGTAATTACCTTAAATAACGGAGTGGATATTCCGGCTTTAGGTTTCGGAGTATGGCAGATGGAAGATCTGAAAGAGTGTGAAAATGCAGTTATCAAAGCCATCCAAACAGGATACAGAATGATTGATACTGCTGCTATTTATCAAAATGAAACGGCTGTTGGAGATGCTATTAAAAACAGTGGAGTAGATCGTGAGCAGCTATTTATTACGTCAAAACTATGGGTTCAGGATACTTCGTATGAGAAGGCTAAAAGCGCTTTCCAGAGAACGTTGGACAGGCTGCAACTGGATTATCTTGATATGTATTTGATCCACTGGCCGTACGCAGATTTCCTGGGAGCATGGAAAGCAATGGAAGAATTGTATGATGAAGGAAAGATCAAAGCTATAGGTGTGTGCAATTTTACAGTGGAGAAATTAGAAGAATTAAAAGCGAATGCCAAAATCCTTCCGGTAATCAATCAGATTGAGCTGCACCCGATTTTCCAACAGAAGGAACTTCAGGCCTATAATAAGCAGAATAATATTATTACGCAGCCTTGGAGCCCACTTGGGAACGGAAACGCAGGATTGCTCGAAAACGACAAGTTGAAAGCTATTGGTGAAAAATATAAAAAAACCGTAGCACAGGTTATTTTGAGATGGCATCTTCAGGAAGGGTTCTGTGTAATTCCGAAATCGGTTACGCCTTCAAGAATCGAAGAAAATTTTAATGTTTTTGATTTTGAATTAACAGAAGATGAAATGAATACTGTCCGTACTTTAGATACCGGAAAAAGACTATTCTTTGATCCGAAAGATCCGGATTGGGAGGAAAAAATGCTGAATGCAATTGCAGATATTTAA
- a CDS encoding LysR family transcriptional regulator, with the protein MVNLEWYRTFKAIYKTGTLTEAADTLFISQPGVSLHLSSLEAYVGYKLFDRTGRRMIPTERGKVLFNAVAEPLSKLEEVEKNFQKSTEKLTPTISVGMCFETFQTTLEQYVSSLPFNLIISFGEYREMLDQLDKGILDLIITPKKGVSPNIEHEAFSSEQIILVGGKDVDIREFEYILNNEGTEHAEEWLKNEKWYGTAGDMEHLFQFWILNFGHKPNFRPNYIVPNLNSIVRCLKGGSGLAVVPDFLCKKEIEDGEIQLIWEGKKPLKNTLYFGCRKKTNYQNEIAHIKGLFRKVMEKEN; encoded by the coding sequence ATGGTTAATTTAGAATGGTACAGAACTTTTAAAGCAATCTATAAAACAGGAACACTCACGGAAGCTGCGGATACTTTATTTATTTCTCAACCCGGAGTAAGTCTGCATCTCAGTTCGTTGGAAGCATATGTGGGCTATAAACTCTTTGACAGGACCGGAAGGAGAATGATTCCTACGGAAAGAGGAAAAGTATTATTTAATGCTGTTGCTGAACCGTTGTCGAAACTTGAGGAAGTAGAAAAAAACTTTCAGAAATCTACAGAAAAGCTTACGCCTACCATTAGTGTCGGCATGTGTTTTGAGACTTTCCAGACTACTTTGGAGCAGTATGTTTCCAGTTTGCCGTTCAATCTTATCATCAGTTTCGGGGAATACCGGGAAATGCTCGATCAGTTGGACAAAGGAATTTTAGATTTGATTATTACTCCGAAAAAAGGTGTTTCTCCGAATATCGAACACGAAGCATTTTCCTCAGAACAGATCATTCTTGTTGGTGGAAAGGATGTTGACATCCGGGAGTTTGAATATATTTTAAATAATGAGGGAACAGAACATGCGGAAGAATGGCTGAAAAATGAGAAATGGTATGGAACGGCCGGAGATATGGAGCATCTTTTTCAGTTCTGGATTCTTAATTTTGGTCATAAGCCAAATTTCCGTCCCAATTACATCGTTCCGAATCTTAATTCTATTGTACGCTGCCTGAAAGGCGGATCCGGATTAGCCGTAGTTCCGGATTTCCTCTGTAAAAAGGAAATTGAAGATGGCGAGATACAGTTAATCTGGGAAGGGAAAAAACCGCTGAAAAACACACTGTATTTCGGCTGTCGTAAGAAGACAAATTATCAGAATGAGATTGCTCATATTAAAGGATTGTTCAGAAAAGTGATGGAAAAGGAAAATTAG